Proteins co-encoded in one Setaria viridis chromosome 9, Setaria_viridis_v4.0, whole genome shotgun sequence genomic window:
- the LOC117835965 gene encoding F-box/LRR-repeat protein At3g48880 produces the protein MATPPSRPWAELQHDLLVAIMTHVGAPGLLSGGAPRACSSWRAAARDPLAWRRVDLRDWAALTSGRRASSSRVPVHAALFGILEVAATLAEGRIEAVLLPEFADEDHLLFLAERCPNLHYFSLPSTCMTYDQFCKAIGEFHSLKGMAVDESLINYDVLLHVHQCCPDFVELKVSALYVDEEMASTICNSLPQLKKLEIPSSDMPAAAITKFLDCLEELEYLDISGYETSAISSTVLEKASRLKVFLWNSKFELGEFVDCSNCGEHNINPGEPCKCMMEHKVMDWLAGPSQAS, from the exons ATGGCGACGCCGCCGAGCCGACCGTGGGCGGAGCTGCAGCACGACCTCCTGGTGGCGATCATGACCCACGTGGGCGCCCCGGGCCTGCTCTCCGGCGGCGCGCCCCGCGCCTGCTCCTCGTGGCGTGCCGCGGCGCGGGACCCGCTCGCGTGGCGCCGGGTCGACCTCCGCGACTGGGCCGCCCTCacctccggccgccgcgcctccagCTCCCGCGTCCCCGTCCACGCCGCGCTCTTCGGCATCCTGGAGGTCGCCGCCACGCTGGCGGAAGGGCGGATCGAGGCCGTGCTGCTCCCCGAGTTTGCGGATGAGGATCACCTCCTGTTCCTCGCTGAGAG GTGTCCGAACCTGCACTATTTCAGCCTTCCTAGCACCTGTATGACTTACGATCAGTTCTGTAAGGCGATTGGCGAATTTCATTCGCTTAAAGGCATGGCAGTGGATGAGAGTCTTATCAACTATGATGTCCTCCTCCACGTGCATCAGTGCTGCCCAGACTTTGTGGAACTGAAGGTGTCTGCTTTGTACGTGGATGAAGAGATGGCTTCGACCATCTGCAACTCTCTTCCTCAGCTGAAGAAGCTTGAGATACCAAGCTCAGACATGCCTGCCGCTGCAATAACAAAGTTCCTTGATTGCCTAGAGGAGCTGGAGTACCTGGACATATCAGGTTATGAGACATCAGCGATCTCCAGCACTGTTCTTGAGAAAGCATCACGGCTCAAGGTCTttctctggaactccaagtttGAGCTCGGGGAGTTTGTGGACTGCTCAAACTGTGGGGAGCACAACATTAACCCTGGAGAGCCCTGTAAGTGCATGATGGAGCACAAGGTGATGGACTGGCTGGCTGGACCTTCACAGGCTTCCTGA
- the LOC117835291 gene encoding uncharacterized protein codes for MAEDSGKEEQARRARALAEKCFLAGNVSGARQWMQSAVRLAPGLPGTAQAVAAYDVHAAGARKPVDWYAVLGLLHPPHPSAGAHDDIKRQHRRLCLLVHPDKNPSAAADGAFKLVQAAWEELSARHRPADDDAATAAAPAQPGRPPPRPPDPPQQPQPQPRQPRGAHQQQGRRLSYADAARPPQPQGAAHRPATPSPPRAPRVPPPRSPSTCPSCGALMPYAKRNLRCMVCHWRRPMGRWHVGGGGDFFK; via the coding sequence ATGGCGGAGGACTCCGGCAAGGAAGAGCAGGCCCGCAGGGCGCGGGCGCTGGCCGAGAAGTGCTTCCTCGCCGGCAACGTCTCGGGCGCGAGGCAGTGGATGCAGTCGGCGGTCAGGCTGGCGCCGGGCCTCCCCGGCACCGCGCAGGCCGTCGCGGCCTACGACGTGcacgccgcgggcgcgcggaaGCCCGTCGACTGGTACGCCGTGCTGGGCCTACTGCATCCGCCGCACCCGTCGGCCGGCGCCCACGACGACATCAAGAGACAGCACCGGAGGCTCTGCCTCCTGGTGCACCCCGACAAGAACCCctccgcggcggccgacggcgcgtTCAAGCTCGTCCAGGCCGCCTGGGAAGAGCTGTCCGCCAGGCACCGGCCGGCAGACGACGACGCGGCGACTGCCGCCGCCCCAGCGCAGCCCGGGCGCCCGCCGCCGAGACCGCCAGACCCGCCGCAACAACCGCAACCACAACCGAGGCAGCCTCGGGGAGCTCACCAGCAGCAGGGGCGGAGGCTGAGCTACGCGGACGCGGCGAgaccgccgcagccgcaggggGCGGCGCACAGGCCGGCGACGCCGTCCCCGCCTCGGGCGCCACGGGTGCCCCCTCCGCGGTCCCCGAGCACGTGCCCGTCCTGCGGCGCGCTGATGCCCTACGCCAAGAGGAACCTCCGGTGCATGGTCTGCCATTGGAGGAGGCCAATGGGCCGGTggcacgtcggcggcggcggcgatttcTTCAAATAG
- the LOC117835292 gene encoding uncharacterized protein encodes MSRPPQGIPTPTDPSARVQRAAAAAAAMADAATTKEEQARKAHALAEKCFLAGNVHGARQWMQSAVRLAPGLPGTAQIVAAYDVHAAAARRRPPDSWYAVLDLHPAGPTITHDDVKRQYRRLCLLVHPDKNPCAAADGAFKLVQAAWDALSAGHPPGAAPPAAATQPPQQRQQAPPPRAPPEPQTRPRPRPTVVQMPRRAAPAPARAAPRAGATRTPSYAQQATGQKPPPPTTGRRSTSPIGGRCPACGACTINGRRSFRCGSCQWSSMYNRPPDDDDDDFFEEDYY; translated from the coding sequence ATGTCCAGGCCCCCCCAAGGCATCCCAACACCGACCGATCCCAGCGCGCGCGTGCAGcgggcagcggccgcggccgcggccatggcggacgccgccaccaccaaggAGGAGCAGGCCCGTAAGGCGCATGCGCTGGCCGAGAAGTGCTTCCTCGCGGGCAACGTCCACGGCGCGAGGCAGTGGATGCAGTCGGCGGTCAGGCTCGCCCCGGGCCTCCCCGGCACGGCGCAGATCGTGGCGGCCTACGacgtgcacgccgccgccgccaggcggAGGCCCCCCGACAGCTGGTACGCCGTGCTGGACCTGCATCCGGCGGGGCCCACCATCACCCACGACGACGTCAAGCGGCAGTACCGCAGGCTCTGCCTCCTCGTGCACCCCGACAAGAACCCctgtgccgccgccgacggggcgTTCAAGCTCGTGCAGGCCGCCTGGGACGCGCTCTCCGCCGGGCACCCGCcgggggccgcgccgccggccgcggccacgCAGCCACCGCAGCAGCGCCAGCAGGCCCCGCCGCCGAGGGCACCGCCGGAGCCACAGacgaggccgcggccgcggcccacGGTCGTGCAGATGCCGCGTAGAGCCGCTcccgcgccggcgagggcggcgccgaGGGCTGGGGCGACGAGGACGCCGAGCTACGCGCAGCAGGCGACTGGGCagaagccgccgcctccgacgacgGGCCGGAGGTCCACCTCGCCGATCGGGGGCAGGTGCCCGGCCTGCGGCGCGTGCACCATCAACGGCAGAAGGAGCTTCCGGTGCGGGAGCTGCCAGTGGAGCTCCATGTACAATCGGCCgcctgacgacgacgacgacgacttctTCGAGGAGGACTACTACTAG
- the LOC117836585 gene encoding uncharacterized protein: MVAVEPKAAAHQFTVVIDGVETAVHEGVLRCSGGGTVAVVGPGVLEVTRLQHVVVRGGGGGDVRFSRCVYAAAEDCGAASFHRCGAVRADGARGVSVRRCRSADVARAGAVAIRRCAGAARVRGAGELRVGRCREADVGGCADAAVARCRAARADWCGALALGRCGSADVTRCGAVRVDRCRDASVSGCGAVAVRRGKVSVVEVHKPMAPPMYQQAEPVLAAPVEIMSK, translated from the coding sequence ATGGTGGCCGTCGAGCCGAAAGCCGCCGCCCACCAGTTCACCGTGGTCATCGACGGCGTCGAGACGGCCGTCCACGAGGGCGTGCTCcgttgcagcggcggcggcacggtggCCGTGGTCGGCCCGGGCGTCCTCGAGGTCACCCGGCTCCAGCACGTCGTggttcgcggcggcggcggcggcgacgtccgCTTCTCCCGGTGCGTGTACGCGGCCGCCGAGGACTGCGGCGCGGCGTCGTTCCACCGGTGCGGCGCGGTGCGCGCGGACGGGGCGCGCGGCGTGTCCGTGCGCCGGTGCCGGTCCGCCGAcgtggcgcgcgcgggcgccgtGGCCATCCGCCGCTGCGCGGGCGCCGCGCGCGTCCGCGGCGCCGGGGAGCTGCGCGTGGGCCGGTGCCGGGAGGCCGACGTCGGCGGGTGCGCCGACGCGGCCGTGGCGCgatgccgcgccgcgcgcgccgactGGTGCGGCGCGCTCGCGCTGGGCCGCTGCGGCTCCGCCGACGTCACCCGCTGCGGCGCCGTGCGCGTCGACCGATGCCGCGACGCCAGCGTGTCCGGGTGCGGCGCCGTGGCCGTGCGCCGCGGCAAGGTGAGCGTGGTCGAGGTGCACAAGCCCATGGCGCCGCCGATGTACCAGCAGGCGGAGCCTGTCCTCGCGGCGCCGGTGGAAATCATGAGCAAGTGA
- the LOC117836715 gene encoding uncharacterized protein, translated as MWSTPAHRPANPMALVDAKAEGASTSAEPVAPAHPVFLVVLDGVETPIHEGTLYGNGGGSVTVTGPGNLSADGLRSVLVRGGGAGTTVRFTLCADAAAEGVGAAWFDRCGAARAEGAREVSVTRCRAAEVERAGKVAVERCRDARLRGGGAAVAARCRRADVESFGWVRLARCKAARLDWCGTVEVEMCRAIDVSRCGAVTGERCRVVNAAGCGSVAVAHAEVNMVEEEQLLSMNEPGAAFSAPAASHVCGAAEEDPAAAGDTASYLS; from the coding sequence ATGTGGAGCACTCCAGCTCACCGGCCTGCAAACCCGATGGCGCTCGTCGACGCCAAGGCCGAAGGCGCGTCCACCTCCGCCGAGCCCGTGGCGCCCGCGCACCCCGtgttcctcgtcgtcctcgacggcgtcGAGACGCCCATCCACGAGGGCACGCTCtacggcaacggcggcggctcggtCACCGTCACCGGCCCCGGCAACCTCTCCGCCGACGGCCTCCGGAGCGTTctcgtccgcggcggcggggccgggacCACCGTGCGGTTCACGCTCTgcgccgacgcggccgccgagggCGTCGGGGCGGCGTGGTTCGACCgctgcggcgcggcgcgcgcggagggGGCGCGGGAGGTGTCCGTGACCCGGTGCCGCGCCGCGGAGGTGGAGCGCGCCGGGAAGGTCGCCGTCGAGCGGTGCCGGGACGcgcggctccgcggcggcggggcggccgtCGCCGCGCGGTGCCGGCGCGCCGACGTGGAGAGTTTCGGCTGGGTGCGCCTGGCGCGGTGCAAGGCCGCGCGGCTCGACTGGTGCGGCACCGTGGAGGTCGAGATGTGCAGGGCCATCGACGTCAGCCGGTGCGGCGCCGTCACCGGGGAGCGGTGCCGCGTCGTCAACGCCGCCGGGTGCGGCAGCGTGGCCGTGGCGCACGCCGAGGTCAACATGGTGGAGGAAGAGCAGCTGTTGTCGATGAATGAGCCTGGAGCCGCGttctcggcgccggcggcgagccatgTCTGTGGAGCAGCTGAAGAAGATCCGGCAGCTGCAGGCGATACTGCATCATATCTGTCGTAA